The Opitutus sp. DNA window CGCCCCGGCTTTGCCGTACCTTACTACCGCGCTTGGGGGCGGGAAAAATCGATTCGGGCCGCCGTTTAACGTCGCTGGGGTGATTCGTGCCACCTCGTTCGCCCGCAATCCCAATGGACCTCTGCGCACTTTTTAAAAATCCGGAAATTTGGGACAGGCTCTAACTTAAGGCCTCTGAAGCCGACTCAGCGAGGAGTAATACAGGTCGCGTCCCCATCAAATACGCAGTTCTTTTATGCTGCTCTGCTTCGGGAACCAAACGATCCCACGTAACAAAATAGGGCGACGGATTAAACCGATTATCAAACCACTCCAGGCAAAGCGGACTGTTCCCATACAACACAACCGGTCGATTCTGATGCCGCGCAAGCAGCCCCCGCACAACCGTGTCCGTGCGCATGATCGCCCCGGCGAAGTCTGAATCAACACGCATCCCCACTAAAACCGAAGGACTGGACAACGCCACAGTGGGCCGCGTAAAATTATACAAGCCCCACCTAAACTTGTCATATATTGCCGGAGCAAGGAGGAGCAACAGCCCCAAACAGCAATACAGCGAAGGCAACCGCAGGCATCTGTAGACAAAATAGACAAAAACCCCAAACCCTGGAGCGAGCGCCCAATAAACGTGATCAACGCAGGCCACTGGATAAATCTGGGCCGCACTGCCGATGGCCAATCCACTCAGCACCGACACCCGGTAAAACTCATTGCCGTGAGACTCCCCCCATTTTTTTATGAACGCACAAATGATAACCAGCAGCACTTGCAGTCCAGTGAGAGCAAGTACGAGGACGCCCCACCCGCCGGTATAAATCAGTAGGTAAGGCCGCACCGTCGGACCCGCAACTGTGCAATATAAAACCACCAGGAACATCCACCAGGAGAGATCAACGAAGAGGGGCAGCCGAGTGAAAACGAGCCGTAATAAAGCGGGCGAAAATGCGACCAACAGGATGCTGGGAAAGATCAGCGTGTTGTTGGGTGTGAGGTAAAAACAAAATGATACGATCGTGCCCGACTTAGCCCATTTCCATGGCCATAAGACGGTCTGCTCCCACCAAGGTGCGACTGCACCATTCATCATCAGGTAACCCAGGACCAAGATCGTGACGCACACAAATCCAACGGCTGCTCGCACCCATACGCGGCTCACTTCACCGGGGGCCAATCGCCACCCTGTGAGGTGTAGTGCCACTGCGATCACTCCTACACTCGCAGTTAAGATAATGCCTACCGGCTGGCGGCACCAGAGGGTCGAGGCGCAGGCCAAGCCCAACACCCACGCCCAAACCGCGGGCCGGTCACCGGCAACGATCCGCACCAATGCGAGGATGGCTATGGATTGAAACCCCAGCGCCATGACGGACGACCATGGGTGCATCGGCCAATTTGGGTGAAAAAACGGGGCGTAGCCGACAAACACAAGGGAAGCGATCAGACTGAGCGAACGCGGCAGCAGCGCGCGCCAGGCCAAGTAGAGAAATCCGAGGCTTCCGGCATAGGCCAATACAGTAAGAATCCGCAGACTGTGGAGCGTCGGACTCACGGCCAAAGCCAGCGCCTGAAAGTAAGTGGTGAGTGGTCCGTATTGGCTAAAGGTGTCGCGAAACAGCACCTGGCCGGAGAGTACATCCATGGCCGGCTTGAGCATGATGCCGTCGTGGTGAGAATCCACCCCGATGGCAGCGAAGGGGTAAAAAATTAGCCCAGCCACGAGGGCGATTAGCGCGGCGATAAAAACATCAAATTTAGTCATGCTCGGGGCGAATCAGCGGCGGCGGGCAACCAGGAGTAAACTGACGCCAAACGGAAAGGGGATGCGGCAAAACGCCAGCCCGACAAACAGTCGATGCAACAGGCGATTCAACCACGGGGCGGGCTGGCGGTCTTCAGCCCGGGGAGCGTCGGCGCGGGCCGGGAACCAGCGGCGCCACTTCCTCAACAGCCAGACCGCCGGGAAGGCCGGCACGTTGGTGTAATTAACATAAACCGTCTCCCACTCGCCGTTGGGGAAAAGCGCCTGCAGCTGCCCCCGTGAATAGCGCCGGTAATGATGCAGCCCGACGTCCCAATCGCTCCACAGAGCCATACTGGCCGGCACCGTGATCACCGCCAACCCACCCGGGCGCAGCAGGCGGCGAAACCCCTTCACCACCGCGGTGTCATCGGGGGTGTGTTCAAGCACGTCGAGGGCCGTGAGGTAATCGAGCGAAGCGTCGGGTAACGGCACGCTGCCGTCAGCTCCGAGGCTGAGCACGCACTCGGCCGGAAAGCGCTGGCGCAGCAGGCGCAGTGACTCCTCGTGGTCGTCGAGCACGAAGACTCGGCAGTGGGGAGCCATTTCTAGGCCAAAGCGCCCGGTGCCGGCACCGCAGTCGAGCAGGGTGTCGTCGGGTTGGGGCGGGCGAACGCGCTGAATCCAACGCCGAACGAGTTCACGTTTACCGGCATAGTACCAATGGGATTGCTCCACGCGGTCGAGATTGGCGTATTCTTCAGGATTCATGCCGGAAAGTTCTGCACGTCACCCGATAACCCCCGCCCCGTCCATGCAAATGCGGCGGCGCTCGGGCTGGCTAGTCGCGCTGTTAATCGCAGCCCATGCGGTGATGGCGTGGAGCGTCTCACCCCAGGTCGGAATGACGGCGGACGAACCGGTGCACATCGTCTCCGGGCTGTATTACTGGCAGACGGGCGACTTCCGCTTTCAGCCGGAAAACGGCAACTTCCCGCAACGCTGGGTGGCACTGCCCTGGGTGCTGGCGGGTGTCGAGGTGCCTGCCAAATCGGGAGCCGCATGGGAACACGCCGACATCTGGGCCCTCGGCCACCAGTTGCTGGATACGGCGGGCCCGCGACGCACGGCGTTGCTGGCGGCCAGCCGAGCCATGACCGTGCTGCTCGGCTGCGGGTTGCTGCTGGTGATCTACGCCTGGTCAGCCGGGCTGTGGGGACGGCGGGGCGGCTTGGTGTCGGTGGCGGCGGCGGCGTTTTGCTCGAATCTTTTGGCTCACGCCGGACTGGCCACCTCCGACACGGCGGGAGCACTGGGATTTCTGGCCGCCGTATTGGCAGGCTGGCGACTGTGCCACCGGATCACCCTCGGACGCGTGGCGATGGCCGGGCTGGCGGCAGGATTTTTGGCGATCGCGAAGTTTTCCGCAGTGCTACTGCCGGCGGTCATAGCCGGGCTACTGGTGGTGCGCGTCGTCCGGCCTGCGCCGTTACCGTGGTCGCTGCCGGGACTGGGCGCAGGCCGACTCCGCCACCGCAGCGGCCGGATTTGGGCGCTGGGCGGGGCCTGGTTGGCGGCGATCCTGGTGGCGTGGGTCATCGTCTGGTCCGCCTATGGGTTTCGGTTCGCCGCAGCGCCGGCAGGCGGCACCTGGATGAAGAACTGGGACACGATCCTGATCACCCAACCGCAAAAGGTAGGGCTACCGCAATTGTGCGAGCCGGCGGAGGCCCACCAAGTTCAATTACAGGCCGGGGCCTTGCAACAGGGTCTGCGCTGGGCCCGGGATCACCGCTTACTGCCGGAGGCATGGCTTTATGGGATGGGATTCGTGGCCTACCACTCGCACTCGCGGTTGGCGTTTTTCGCCGGCGAACATGGCACCACCGGATGGTGGCTGTATTTCCCCTTGGCGTGGTGGTGGAAGAGCACGCTCGCAGGAATCCTGCTGCTGGTGGTGGCTGTGGCCACGGTCGCACTGGGGAGGGAGCGCGGACGGCACGCTTATCGCCTGGCGCCCTTGATCGCGCTGGGGGCGGTTTACGGAGGCGTTTCCATCGCGGGCAACCTGAACATCGGCTTGCGCCATGAACTACCCTTGATCGCCGCAGGGTGGGTGCTGACCGGAGCGGTGGCCACCCTCGGCACGACCAAATTCCGGAGGGCACGGCGCTGGGCGGTGGAAGGCGCGGTGGTGGCACTGCTCGCTGCGCACGCTTGGGCCAGTATCGCGGCCCGGCCCCATTACCTGGCCTATTTCAACCTCCTGGCCGGCCCCGCCGAACAACACCACCGCCTGCTGGTGGATAGCAATCTGGACTGGGGGCAGGGCTTGCCGGAGCTGGCCACCTGGTTGCAAGAAAACCAGCAGGGGCGGAGTGTTTATCTCAGTTATTTTGGCTCCGATGACCCGGCGTTTTACCCCGAGCTGAGCGACGTGGTGCGCTGGGGCGACCTGCCCTTCAGCCGAAAACCCCGCGCCCTGCCGACGTCCTTGGGTCCCGGTCTATATGTGTTCGGCTCAACCCAGTTTGAGCGGGTCTACAGCTATGTGCGCGGGCCCTGGACTGCGGAGCGGGAACGGCTGTATCTGGATCTGAACGCCTGGCTACCGGCGCAAGGAGCCCGGCGGCCAGGAGCGACGATCACCGGCCCGACAGGCCGGTTGTTAACCCCCGAAGAAGCCGACCTGGCGCGGGCCGATTACGATGCGCTGACGTTGGGACGAGTCACCCACCAGTTACACAGGCGAAAACCGTTGGCCGTGCTCGCCGGCGGTGCGCTGCTGGTGTTCGAACTGCAAGCCGCAGATTGCCCACCGACTTCAGGTATTAAGTGACACTGGCGCTACCGACCGCCGAGGGGGGAACCAGCGAGCGAAGTCGGCGCCACCCCCAACCCAGTAATAACCAAGCAACCAAGCCGGTGGTCAGCAGAACACTGTTCTGCGTGGCCCCCAGCACGAACAGCCAAAGCGACTCATACTTGCCCGGATGCGGTTCGACCAAGGTGTGGTAACACTGCCATTGAATCCACCAGAGCCACAAAAAACACAGCAGGCAACCGATCAGCGCCCGGCAGGCGGCAGGTCGCATCGCTCCGGTCGCCGCCACCCAAGCCAGCAGCGGCAGCACCCACACAGAACGATAAGGATAGCTCGGGTTCGCCAGCAAACATCCCACCCAGATGGACGCGGAACTAACGGTAAAAAACGCCCACGGCCCCGTCAAAGGCAGCCCATGCCAGTAGTCACGCCAGTACCGCCAGACCATTGCGGTAAACCCCACTGCGACGAGCAGCGCCCCCGCCCACGCCCAGCCGCGGCCGCCCGCCCCCCCGACTGAAATCCAAAAAGCATAGCGCAGGTCATAGGAAAAAACCGACTGCTCAACGGGGACATTTTTGAGCAACCGCAAGTAGTCGAAGGCGTAGAGCGCAAACCCGGTCACGGTCAGCAAACCCCATAAAATTAGCCGTTCGACCGCCAAGCGGAAACCACCCGGCAAGGTGAGTAACGCAAGACCGGCAACCAGCGGGTAAATCTTAAGCCATGCGGCGCTGGCCAAGAGCAGGGTAACCCCCAGCGTTGAGAGCCTCTCATCACGTCGGCTGAGCAGTGCCGCAAACGAGATCAACGTCAGAATAAAGAGGTCGTTGTTGGCGCGCTCCAAACCGAGCAAAATCGATGGAGCCAGCATCACTGCGAGTGCACCGGCAGCCATCCGCGCATTGTGTGGGCGGAACCAGTAAGCCAATCCCCCCAAAAAAACCATGAGCAATAGCACGCCAAACTCAGCGATATGCGCCACGGTAAAGCCAAACAGACCAGTGAGTAACCAAGCAGGACCGTAAATATGCGGGCGGCCAAACGAATCGAAGTGATTGGGCGTGAGGTAGGGGTCATGTCCCGCAACCCAGGCCTCACCCGCCGCCAGCAGCGCCTCCATGTCGGAAAAGGCGGGGGGCGAGGCCCCCACCCCTAGAACCCGCCAAAGTACTGGATAAAGAATGCCGCCGCTGATGAGCCCAAAAATCGTCGCGCCGACGAATAACGACCAGCGCCAACGCATCCAAAGGAGATTGAAGGAAAACATCCGGGAAAGAGGTCAATGGGAGCTAAGCCGATCCTGCAGCTGCAACCGAGTTAAAACCGGGCGACTGCCAGCGGGTAATTGAAAATAGAGGCGCCGAGGCAGCATCGCCGCCGATAACTGCAGGGTGAAACCATGCCCCGCAACCGAGTTCTCCTGCCAGCTCAAGGTGAGGGGCTGATCGTGGCCCGTGATTTCGTCTTTCCACCCCACCCGCAATTGCTCACGCGGGGCCCCCAATAGAGTGCAACGCAACTCGCCGCCACTGGGCAGCGGTGGCAGCACAATCGCAGCCGTGTCCTCCGTAAAAATACAGGCCGGTAAAATTGGCCCGGCAGGGGTTTGCACGTGCGCCAACTGCAGCCCGCTAGCGAGTCGCCAACCAGCGAAAGTGGGCAGGACGTCCAACCCGCCCCGTGCGACCACTTGGGCGAGCGGCAAATAAACGCCTCCACTGGATAATCCCACTCCCACCAGGCGCCAATCGGTGCGGCCGGCGTACTCGCGCCAAAGCGGCTGCACCTGACCGCATTCCATCAGCACCAGTGCTTCAGCCGAAAGCGCCGGAGCCCCTCGACGAGGCACCTCCGCGAAAACGATTTCAGGATTAGCCACCCGCAAGGCACGCATGAGCGGATAGGCCACATCATGCACATTCGGAATGATCACGCTGCGGGCGCCGCTGACGATGACCGTACGCGCCAATCCATCCACTCGCTTCACCACCCCGTCTACTCGACTAAAATAGTTGGCATCACGGCTCTCTGAAAAAAGTGAATGAGCACCCCAAAGCCGACGCCCGTCGGTCTCTCGCCCCGGCCACCAGGCGCCCACCAGTCCAACGAGCACGATGCCCAAGGCAACGCGCGCCCACCCCTTAGCCATCAGGGGCTGCCAGGAAGCGGCAACAGCAGCGATACCGGCAAAAAACAAACCTTGATGTAATCGCGCCAACCAAGGCTGCCATTTGAGGACCAACACCAATCCGAATGCGCCGATAATGACAGCAACCGCACACCAGCGCGCGCGCCGTCGCCCCGGCAAGACTGCTGCCAGTATAAGCAAGGGAACGCCCACCCCGAAGTGGCCTGGAGCGCCAGCCTGAGACTCCCAATCCGGGTGATAGACCGGATCAAACGACAGCGTCCAGAGCGTGGTCCGTCGGTCCTCCGCATCGACACCGAGGATACGGTGGGCGTCACGTACGCCCGCCAGCAACGTCTCGTTCCATGCCGGCCAGGGCAGCAGCAGGTGGACGGTGGCATGACGCAGCAAATTGGAGGTACCCAGCGCTGGGGAGCAGGCGGCGTTGGCTTGGGCACCGCCATCCTCGGCCCGGTGCAGGCCGAGCGGAGTGCCGTAGTAGGCGATGTTGCGCAAATGAAACGGCGCGACGCAGAGCAGGAGCACGCCGATGGCCAAAAGTGCGGGAACGAACAACCGGCGAAAGGCCGCGCGGGCCGGCCACACGAGAGCCACCCCGGCGCACAACACGAGCACCGGAGCGATGACCATCGTGGTACTCTTGGTCAACCAAGCGGCACTCAACGCCAACGCTGGCCACAGCCCATCGCGAGGCCTTAGGCGAGTCAGGCCGCGACGAACCAGCCAAGCCAGTTCCACAGCGAAACAAAGCATCCAGAACCCGGCGAGGAGGTCGTTTTTACCACTGGAAGCCTCGTGATGACTCATCGGTACCAGCAGCACCGCCACCCCAGCGGCAGCGGCCAACAACCGACGCGCCCCGAGCAGACGCGCCAGTATACCGACAGCCCACGCGGAGCCCAGATAAGCGGCCCACTCGACTAGATTAGCCCAACGATCATCGCCGGTGATTGCCAAAAACTGCAGGCCAAGCACCTCGGCCAAGGGCGGCATCATATTTTCCCGGTCGTTGATTGTTGGATAAAAATCCAACGAGCCTTGCTGCAACCAAAGCAACTGGCGCGGCAGGTGGTAGCTGAGTACATCCACGGTGTTCGGCGGCGAAACGAAAGCGCGCACCAAGGCTAGTCCCAGCAAAGGCACCGCCAGTCCGAAGAGCCAACGCACCCCTGGTTCACGCGGCAGCCAACCGCCGTCGATGCCGTTAGCCGGACGCTCAGCGCGCTGATTCCAGCCGTAGAAAGCAACGCCAGCGAACGCGGCGACCCAAGCCAGTCGCAGAGGCCCAGGCGCCAGCGCGTGCCCCAAGCCTAGCAGCTGGCTCACGCCCCAAATCCCGATGCCCC harbors:
- a CDS encoding class I SAM-dependent methyltransferase translates to MNPEEYANLDRVEQSHWYYAGKRELVRRWIQRVRPPQPDDTLLDCGAGTGRFGLEMAPHCRVFVLDDHEESLRLLRQRFPAECVLSLGADGSVPLPDASLDYLTALDVLEHTPDDTAVVKGFRRLLRPGGLAVITVPASMALWSDWDVGLHHYRRYSRGQLQALFPNGEWETVYVNYTNVPAFPAVWLLRKWRRWFPARADAPRAEDRQPAPWLNRLLHRLFVGLAFCRIPFPFGVSLLLVARRR